One Micromonospora sp. FIMYZ51 genomic window carries:
- a CDS encoding histidine kinase yields MDPRWALRPLTAGTTWRRGVFLLLGGVLALPYALLVVAFARLFGNPGTPWPLVLVLIVLAVVIAVVPIFLGGSRSLQIAAVRGLLGVDLPEPVPGHRLDRETRLRAGLWIGMHLVSGAFVVAALFTALPMALAFIVAQAGVYTAVSGMDGFGPFDGGDTGWLTLGGLLVLVGLGYAVAGLGALAASMAPALLGPAPAERIAMLERRATRLAERNRLARELHDSVGHALTVATLQAGAAREMLDRDPAFVRRALIAIEETSRRAIDDLDHVLGLLRETGAAGVAPQRTLADLSRLVDDTRAAGQPVRSTVRGTLASVPPVVSREGYRIVQEALTNAARHGRGPVTLRVDVPAGELEIELVNALPEPGAGTAEPGGGRGLVGMRERVLLLGGEMTAAPEGKRWRVRVRLPIGAAG; encoded by the coding sequence ATGGACCCTCGCTGGGCGCTGCGGCCGTTGACCGCCGGCACCACCTGGCGGCGAGGAGTGTTCCTGCTGCTCGGTGGGGTGCTCGCGCTGCCGTACGCGCTGCTCGTGGTGGCCTTCGCCCGGCTGTTCGGCAATCCCGGTACGCCCTGGCCCCTGGTGCTCGTGCTGATCGTGCTGGCTGTGGTCATCGCGGTCGTGCCGATCTTCCTGGGCGGCAGCCGGTCGTTGCAGATCGCGGCCGTCCGGGGGCTGCTCGGGGTGGACCTGCCGGAGCCGGTACCGGGTCACCGACTCGACCGGGAGACCCGGTTGCGGGCCGGCCTCTGGATCGGGATGCATCTGGTCAGCGGCGCGTTCGTGGTGGCCGCCCTGTTCACCGCGCTGCCGATGGCGTTGGCGTTCATCGTCGCCCAGGCCGGCGTATACACCGCGGTCAGCGGCATGGACGGGTTCGGCCCGTTCGACGGCGGGGACACCGGCTGGCTGACGCTCGGTGGCCTGCTCGTCCTGGTGGGACTCGGCTACGCCGTCGCCGGGCTGGGCGCGCTGGCCGCGTCGATGGCGCCGGCGTTGCTCGGCCCTGCGCCGGCCGAGCGGATCGCGATGCTGGAGCGGCGGGCCACCCGGCTGGCGGAACGCAACCGGTTGGCCCGGGAACTGCACGACTCGGTCGGTCACGCGCTGACCGTGGCCACCCTTCAGGCCGGTGCCGCCCGGGAGATGCTCGACCGCGATCCGGCGTTCGTGCGTCGGGCGCTTATCGCCATCGAGGAGACCAGCCGGCGTGCGATCGACGACCTCGACCACGTGCTCGGGCTGTTGCGCGAGACCGGTGCGGCCGGCGTCGCGCCCCAGCGGACCCTTGCCGACCTGTCCCGGCTTGTCGACGACACCCGGGCGGCCGGTCAGCCGGTCCGGAGCACGGTGCGCGGGACGCTGGCGAGCGTGCCACCTGTGGTCTCGCGGGAGGGCTACCGCATCGTCCAGGAGGCGTTGACAAACGCCGCCCGGCACGGTCGCGGACCGGTGACGCTGCGGGTCGACGTACCGGCCGGCGAACTGGAGATCGAGTTGGTGAACGCGCTGCCCGAGCCGGGCGCCGGTACGGCGGAACCGGGCGGCGGGCGGGGGCTGGTCGGCATGCGGGAGCGGGTGCTGCTGCTCGGTGGCGAGATGACCGCCGCACCGGAGGGGAAGCGGTGGCGGGTGCGGGTGCGCCTGCCGATCGGAGCGGCCGGATGA
- a CDS encoding TIR-like protein FxsC → MLYFFLSYARGDEDALVQRFYEDLSADVRLIAGLPRDKQVGFVDRTMLVGERWPQRLVDALGSCRSFLALMTPRYFQSRVCGQEWQLFADRTARFEQQRRVDASLLKPLMWIPAQPGRIHPVAQPLQYTSDSMGELYQRLGIRQLMRLQRHSDDYRTFVFELANQIVASVETHSLPEERRQIDLQAVRNAFEDAPAPTPGTPDQATGATSAMLVHFIVAATNREEMRGIRQDVTVYGDDPLQWAPYRPPMPEPLVDYAREIAADHSYRSTVLDVDRLEHGVDLAARYNQILVLIVDAWLTRLPDRRQALIEHASAALGNQRAATAVLIPSSRDDPETREHWQSLSRGCREIFDDFASDDELYRSNIITHRAFEEMLPEVLEVARNRVFSRGTVRRPPDRWTDTAPPRLDGPWAGVGDEPASEGPP, encoded by the coding sequence GTGCTGTACTTCTTCCTCAGCTATGCGAGGGGCGACGAGGATGCCCTCGTCCAACGCTTCTACGAAGATCTCAGCGCAGACGTACGCCTGATCGCCGGGCTGCCCCGCGACAAGCAGGTGGGTTTCGTGGACCGGACGATGCTTGTCGGCGAGCGGTGGCCACAACGGCTGGTCGACGCGCTGGGCAGCTGCCGGTCCTTTCTCGCCCTGATGACCCCCCGCTACTTCCAGAGCAGGGTGTGCGGCCAGGAGTGGCAACTCTTCGCCGATCGCACCGCCCGCTTCGAGCAGCAGCGCCGGGTGGACGCCTCACTGCTCAAGCCGCTGATGTGGATTCCGGCCCAGCCCGGCCGGATTCACCCGGTGGCTCAACCTTTGCAGTACACCTCGGACAGCATGGGCGAGCTGTACCAGCGCCTCGGCATCCGGCAGCTGATGCGCCTGCAACGCCACAGCGACGACTACCGCACCTTCGTGTTCGAACTGGCAAACCAGATCGTGGCGAGCGTGGAGACCCATTCGCTGCCGGAGGAGCGTCGCCAGATCGACCTCCAGGCCGTGCGGAACGCCTTCGAGGATGCTCCGGCACCGACTCCCGGCACACCGGACCAGGCCACCGGCGCCACAAGCGCGATGCTTGTCCACTTCATCGTGGCGGCCACCAACCGGGAGGAGATGCGCGGCATCCGGCAGGACGTCACGGTCTACGGCGACGACCCCTTGCAGTGGGCGCCGTACCGGCCCCCGATGCCCGAACCGCTTGTCGACTACGCCCGGGAAATCGCCGCCGATCACAGCTACCGCTCCACCGTGCTCGATGTGGACCGCCTGGAGCACGGCGTCGACCTGGCCGCCCGCTACAACCAGATCCTGGTGTTGATCGTCGACGCCTGGCTCACCCGCCTGCCGGACCGCCGGCAGGCCCTGATCGAGCACGCCTCGGCGGCGCTTGGCAACCAGCGCGCCGCCACCGCGGTCCTGATCCCCAGCAGCCGGGACGACCCGGAGACCCGGGAGCACTGGCAGTCGCTCTCCCGGGGCTGCCGGGAGATCTTCGACGATTTCGCCTCGGACGACGAGCTGTACCGATCAAACATCATCACCCACCGCGCCTTCGAGGAGATGCTGCCGGAGGTGTTGGAGGTGGCCCGGAACCGGGTGTTCAGCCGAGGGACGGTACGCCGCCCGCCCGACCGGTGGACCGACACCGCACCACCCCGGCTCGACGGCCCGTGGGCCGGCGTAGGCGACGAGCCCGCATCGGAAGGACCGCCGTGA
- a CDS encoding response regulator transcription factor, translating into MSIEVLIVDDDELVRIGLRAIIDAQPDLRVVAEAADGVEVPSLVARHRPQVVLMDVRMPGIDGIQATRLLLAAADPPRVLVVTTFANDEYVYDALRAGATGFLLKRARPAEVVTAVRVVAGGESLLFPTAIRQLVGAYGRRNTDGLRAARLTDREAEVLRLMAAGLSNPEIAAQLVVGVETVKTHVGNVLTKLGVRDRTQAVIAAYESGFVIPAGR; encoded by the coding sequence ATGAGCATCGAGGTGTTGATCGTCGACGACGACGAACTCGTCCGGATCGGGCTGCGGGCGATCATCGACGCGCAGCCGGATCTACGGGTGGTCGCCGAGGCGGCCGACGGCGTCGAGGTGCCGTCGTTGGTCGCCCGGCACCGGCCACAGGTGGTGCTGATGGACGTGCGGATGCCCGGCATCGACGGCATCCAGGCCACCCGGCTTCTGCTGGCCGCCGCCGACCCGCCCCGGGTGCTTGTCGTCACCACCTTCGCCAACGACGAGTACGTATACGACGCGCTGCGTGCCGGCGCCACCGGCTTCCTGCTCAAGCGGGCCCGACCGGCCGAGGTGGTGACGGCGGTACGGGTGGTGGCCGGGGGCGAGTCGCTGCTCTTCCCGACCGCGATCCGCCAGCTCGTCGGGGCGTACGGGCGGCGGAACACCGACGGGTTGCGGGCCGCCCGGCTCACCGACCGGGAGGCGGAGGTGCTCCGGCTGATGGCCGCCGGACTGTCCAATCCGGAGATCGCCGCCCAGTTGGTGGTGGGCGTGGAGACGGTGAAGACACATGTGGGGAACGTGCTGACCAAGCTCGGGGTGCGTGACCGTACCCAGGCGGTCATCGCCGCGTACGAGTCGGGGTTCGTGATTCCCGCCGGTCGGTGA
- the fxsT gene encoding FxSxx-COOH system tetratricopeptide repeat protein, which yields MTITDLREANTGGQGRIITFYSYKGGTGRTMALANVAWILAANGYRVLAVDWDLESPGLHKYFHPFLLDKDLRTSRGVIDMARDFAEAAVRPVDQTEDPDWIATAADVLRHAVSLEWRFPLPTRDVTGGARPLRPGYLDLLPAGRQDPAYTKAVSTFDWQAFFEKLGGNSFLDALAASMRDNYDYVLIDSRTGVSDGAGICTVRLPDTVVTSFTLNEQSIDGAAAVARSIVRQRGDRPVRILPVPMRIDNAEQRKLEAGRDQARRRFTPLLPRLSAEESDRYWGEIEIPYQAYYAYEEILATFGERAHQEATLLAAYERLTRAITDGAVEELPPMDDRLRRKWQAKFERQRLADSAPDVFVSYAALDRVWAEWICEELDAIGLQTIMREVDFPAHPAASDPATVGFKDAARLIVLLSQEYMQSPNAVELWTQATTHDPSTGTSYLVPVRLDHSRAPGLFLERIPVDLAGVNEQEATDRLLEALGHPARPATELPDRHRRRRFPGNEPPLWRVPLPRNIQFVGRSQLLEEMRDWLSSAEAGHGPLALHGLGGVGKSQIALEYAYRFRPEYDIVWWISAQQPSVLRLALGALADRLAAELDAPLSGSVSDRVQWVLDVLRRGVPYRRWLLILDNADEPTELTELLPQGPGHVLITTRNHAWTRYARTFEVAAFQRAESLALLGRRARHLADEDAELIARRLGDLPLAIEQAGTWLATTGESPEQYLTRVRRYLPEMLAEELPADYQQTGAESWLVSLDSLRERNPAAAKLLEVCAFFASEPIPMSLINGDRFINALLPYDPSLRDPLLMGRALRDVGRYALARIDSVRGGGRGRGRGPERSDEAGQTSLRMHPLVQELIRESLSDEEKDENRRHVHAILAGANPKDPDQPENWPVYAELWPHLLPSRTLNSDQPEVRQLLLDVARYMWIRVDYATCAELAEQAIELWQMRHGPDDPQALMMRFHLANALRLEARYQAAHDIDRDVYDRLARTLGHDHEYTVIVAGSLAADLRALGFFERARELDTRTEALARDVFGEDHPRALIATHNLAISLRLVGDLRGALLRDARTLDRRRETLGPMHPFTLFSAGEYGRDLRDTGDLVKSRQVLETAVDAHRRVLGEEDGETLRALKNYAVTLRKLGELERAHTLSTDVLLRSRRRYGQDHPDVQASAMNLACDESALGDDAAALRRARPVYQWYRDHMGEDHLFTLAYANNVAIFLRKVGKTEAAFELSDQVVARFTERVGADHPYTLAANINLANCWFGRGEFAAALTSDQEAYERSRRILGPAHPDTLAVANNLATSLSVTGDHRGARALRDQVMPLFRRVLGEEHPNTIALVEANRLNCDLEPPPT from the coding sequence GTGACGATCACTGACCTGCGCGAGGCGAACACCGGCGGCCAGGGCCGGATCATCACGTTCTACTCGTACAAGGGCGGGACCGGGCGCACCATGGCGCTGGCGAACGTGGCCTGGATCCTCGCCGCGAACGGTTACCGGGTGCTCGCCGTGGACTGGGACCTGGAATCCCCGGGCCTGCACAAGTACTTTCACCCGTTCCTGCTCGACAAGGACCTGCGCACCTCGCGCGGGGTGATCGACATGGCCCGGGACTTCGCCGAGGCGGCGGTACGCCCGGTCGACCAGACCGAGGACCCGGACTGGATCGCCACCGCCGCAGACGTGCTGCGACATGCGGTCTCACTGGAGTGGCGCTTCCCGCTGCCCACCCGGGACGTGACCGGTGGCGCCCGGCCGCTGCGGCCCGGCTATCTGGACCTGCTGCCGGCCGGTCGCCAGGACCCGGCGTACACGAAGGCGGTGAGCACCTTCGACTGGCAGGCGTTCTTCGAGAAGCTCGGCGGCAACAGCTTCCTGGACGCGCTTGCCGCCAGCATGCGGGACAACTACGACTACGTGCTGATCGACAGCCGTACCGGGGTCAGCGACGGCGCCGGCATCTGCACGGTACGGCTGCCCGACACGGTCGTCACCTCCTTCACCCTCAACGAGCAGAGCATCGACGGCGCCGCTGCGGTGGCCCGGTCGATCGTCCGGCAGCGCGGCGACCGGCCGGTGCGGATCCTGCCGGTCCCGATGCGGATCGACAACGCCGAGCAGCGCAAGCTGGAGGCCGGGCGGGACCAGGCGCGGCGCCGGTTCACCCCACTGCTGCCCCGGCTCTCTGCCGAGGAGAGCGACCGGTACTGGGGCGAGATCGAGATCCCCTACCAGGCCTACTACGCCTACGAGGAGATCCTCGCCACCTTCGGCGAGCGAGCCCACCAGGAGGCCACGCTGCTGGCCGCGTACGAGCGGCTGACCCGCGCCATCACCGACGGCGCCGTCGAGGAACTGCCACCGATGGACGATCGGCTCCGCCGCAAGTGGCAGGCCAAGTTCGAACGGCAGCGGCTCGCCGACAGCGCGCCGGACGTCTTCGTCAGTTACGCGGCGCTGGACCGCGTCTGGGCGGAGTGGATCTGCGAGGAACTGGACGCGATCGGGCTTCAGACGATCATGCGGGAGGTGGACTTTCCCGCTCACCCGGCCGCCAGCGACCCGGCCACCGTCGGTTTCAAGGACGCCGCCCGGCTCATCGTGCTGCTCTCCCAGGAGTACATGCAGTCGCCGAACGCGGTCGAGTTGTGGACCCAGGCCACCACCCACGACCCCAGCACCGGCACCAGCTACCTGGTGCCGGTCCGGCTGGACCACTCCCGCGCCCCCGGCCTGTTCCTGGAACGCATCCCGGTCGATCTGGCGGGAGTCAACGAGCAGGAGGCGACGGACCGGCTGCTGGAGGCCCTGGGGCACCCCGCCCGGCCGGCGACCGAGCTACCGGACCGGCACCGACGCCGCCGGTTCCCGGGCAACGAGCCGCCGCTCTGGCGGGTGCCGCTGCCGCGCAACATCCAGTTCGTCGGGCGCAGTCAGTTGCTGGAGGAGATGCGCGACTGGCTCTCCAGCGCCGAGGCGGGGCACGGGCCGCTGGCGCTGCACGGCCTCGGCGGCGTCGGCAAGAGCCAGATCGCGCTGGAGTACGCCTACCGGTTCCGCCCCGAGTACGACATCGTCTGGTGGATCTCGGCGCAGCAACCGAGCGTCCTGCGCCTGGCCCTGGGCGCGCTCGCCGACCGGCTGGCGGCGGAACTGGACGCGCCACTGAGCGGCAGCGTCAGCGATCGGGTCCAGTGGGTGCTCGACGTGCTGCGCCGCGGCGTACCGTACCGGCGCTGGCTGCTCATTCTCGACAACGCCGACGAGCCGACGGAGCTGACGGAGCTGCTCCCGCAGGGGCCCGGGCACGTGCTGATCACCACCCGCAACCACGCCTGGACGCGGTACGCCCGCACGTTCGAGGTGGCCGCCTTCCAACGCGCGGAGAGCCTCGCCCTGCTCGGCCGCCGGGCCCGGCATCTGGCCGACGAGGACGCCGAACTGATCGCCCGCCGGCTGGGTGACCTGCCGCTCGCCATCGAACAGGCGGGCACCTGGCTGGCCACCACCGGCGAGTCGCCCGAGCAGTACCTCACCCGGGTCCGGCGGTACCTGCCGGAGATGCTGGCCGAGGAGCTTCCCGCCGACTACCAGCAGACCGGTGCCGAGTCCTGGCTGGTCTCGTTGGACAGTCTGCGTGAGCGCAACCCGGCGGCGGCGAAGCTGCTGGAGGTCTGCGCCTTCTTCGCCAGCGAACCGATCCCGATGTCGCTGATCAACGGGGACCGGTTCATCAACGCCCTGCTCCCCTACGACCCGTCGCTGCGCGACCCGCTGCTGATGGGGCGGGCACTGCGCGACGTCGGCCGGTACGCGCTGGCCCGCATCGACAGCGTCCGGGGTGGCGGCCGGGGCCGGGGGCGGGGGCCGGAACGCTCCGACGAGGCCGGCCAGACCAGCCTGCGGATGCACCCGCTGGTGCAGGAGCTGATCCGGGAGTCGCTTTCCGACGAGGAGAAAGACGAGAACCGCCGGCACGTGCACGCCATTCTGGCGGGGGCCAATCCAAAGGATCCCGACCAGCCCGAGAACTGGCCGGTCTACGCGGAACTGTGGCCGCATCTGCTGCCGTCGCGGACCCTCAACTCCGACCAGCCCGAGGTACGGCAACTGCTGCTCGACGTGGCCCGCTACATGTGGATCCGGGTCGACTACGCCACCTGCGCCGAGCTGGCCGAGCAGGCCATCGAGCTGTGGCAGATGCGGCACGGCCCGGACGACCCGCAGGCGCTGATGATGCGCTTCCACCTGGCGAACGCGCTGCGGCTGGAGGCCCGCTACCAGGCCGCGCACGACATCGACCGGGACGTCTACGACCGGCTCGCCCGCACCCTCGGGCACGACCACGAGTACACCGTGATCGTGGCCGGCAGCCTCGCCGCCGACCTGCGTGCGCTCGGGTTCTTCGAGCGTGCCCGGGAGTTGGACACCCGGACCGAGGCGCTGGCCCGGGACGTCTTCGGCGAGGACCATCCCCGGGCCCTGATCGCGACGCACAACCTGGCCATCTCGCTACGCCTGGTCGGCGACCTGCGGGGTGCGCTGCTCCGCGACGCGCGCACCCTGGACCGGCGCCGGGAGACACTCGGGCCGATGCATCCCTTCACCCTCTTCTCCGCCGGCGAGTACGGTCGCGACCTGCGCGACACCGGCGATCTCGTCAAGTCGCGCCAGGTGCTGGAGACGGCGGTGGATGCGCATCGGCGGGTGCTCGGCGAGGAGGACGGCGAAACCCTTCGGGCGCTGAAGAACTACGCGGTGACCCTGCGCAAGCTCGGCGAGTTGGAGCGGGCGCACACGTTGAGCACGGACGTGCTGTTGCGCTCCCGCCGACGGTACGGCCAGGATCATCCCGACGTGCAGGCCAGCGCGATGAACCTGGCCTGCGACGAGTCGGCCCTCGGTGACGACGCGGCGGCGCTGCGTCGGGCCCGGCCGGTTTACCAGTGGTACCGGGACCACATGGGCGAGGACCACCTGTTCACCCTCGCCTACGCCAACAACGTGGCGATCTTCCTGCGCAAGGTGGGCAAGACGGAGGCCGCCTTCGAGCTCTCCGACCAGGTGGTCGCCCGGTTCACCGAGCGGGTCGGCGCGGACCATCCGTACACCCTGGCGGCCAACATCAACCTGGCGAACTGCTGGTTCGGCCGCGGCGAGTTCGCCGCCGCCCTGACCAGCGACCAGGAGGCGTACGAGCGCAGCCGACGCATCCTCGGGCCGGCTCACCCGGACACCCTGGCGGTGGCGAACAACCTGGCCACCAGCCTCAGCGTCACCGGGGACCACCGGGGTGCCCGCGCGCTACGGGACCAGGTCATGCCGCTGTTCCGTCGGGTGCTCGGTGAGGAGCATCCGAACACCATCGCCCTCGTCGAGGCGAACCGGCTCAACTGCGATCTGGAACCGCCACCTACCTGA